TCCGATACTCGAGCCACACTCACACAGTTTCAAGACCGATCCGTTTTCCAGTAACAATAGTAGTTTGGTATCTAAAGCTTCCGCCAATCCGAGTTTGGAGAGCCCTTTCTCTTCAAAGTCTCTACTAGATTGTCTCCCTGTACAAGCAATAAAGAAGTCCTTAGAATTAGAATCGAACAGCCATGACCTAGACGCCAAAACAGCTGGAggaaaccaagaaaatgtCTTGAACATAGCAGATTTCTCCACAGATGAACTCATACAAATGATAAGTGCACTACTAAACAGAATAGTAACTGCAAACGATGAATATGCAGAGATTTCACAACAAGTATCGAAAGATAACCAAGATGAACTCCTGGCTCCAATCCTGGCCTTTTACGGGAAGAGCGTTCCTGAGATCTCCGTGGTCCaatatttggaaagaatCCAAAAATACTGTCCCACCACAAATGacatctttctttctttgcttgTATATTTTGATAGGATCTCCAAAAAGTATGGGCACTTTTCTGACCGAAATGCCCATACAAAGCAAATGTTCGGTATGGACTCTGGGAACATTCATAGATTACTCATAACTGGCATCACGATTTGCACAAAATTTCTAAgcgattttttttacagtaACTCTCGATACGCCAAGGTTGGAGGGATTTCACTGCAAGAGTTGAATCATCTGGAATTGCAGTTCCTAGTACTATGCGATTTCAAGTTATTGGTCTCAGTGGAGGAAATGCAAAAATATGCAAATTTGTTATATAAATTCTGGAACGATCGATAGAAGCATCATTTCGCCTATCGATTCCATGTTCCCCTACCCAACCATTTCTATCTTACACATTAATTCATAATTTAGGTAACGCAGTACATATCGGTTTTATATAAGCCAATTAATATTCCTCTCAAATTGACGTGTTTTTCCAAATGAATGGCAGTTAGCTGCATTTGGATAgccattttccaaagtaGGGTAGTTGTCGATGTGCGAATAAAGAAAGCTCTTCCCCCTAGATTTCACAATCTGCTGATGAAAGGAGTATGATTCCATTGTAATATCTAGTATTGCATTCTTCCCTCTCTTTACAAAATGAGAAATCAAGGacactttgaaaaagatgaaaaattgaaattacaGGATAACGATAGATTTGCTGGTAAACCGATCTGGATGAAACGTAGAGATCACCAATGTATTCTAATAAAGACCGGTTAATACAATGCATCATACATGCCTACAGACTATCCTTTTTGATTGGAATATGCTCACTTTTCATGGCCAAAAGTTGCCTACCAGAATTCCTGCAATATGGTAAAACCTACCAGCCCAACAATGatacaaaattttctagTATATTAGAGAGAATCAAGAAGTTTACGGTTCCAAAGGCATatttttcccatttttACTATCTGGCCACTCTTCTGTCATTGATTACTTTATATTTCTATCCTAAATTCCCAATTGTCTGGATAATTTTTGGACACTCACTGCGTCGACTCTATGAGACCCTTTATGTCTTACGTTATACGAACAAGTCCAGAATGAATTGGTCCCATTATTTAGTCGGAATATGGTTCTATTCCGTACTATTGTTAATTCTGAATATATCATTGTACAGGAACACCATCCCAAGCACACCAAACACTTATGCTCTCATGATATTCTGCATAGCATCCTGGGACCAGTATAAAAACCATTGCATTTTGGCCCAGCTGATTAAATATTCACTACCAACAGGGAGGCTGTTTGGATTGGTATGCTGTCCTCATTACCTCGACGAAATAATTATCTATTCCACTCTGTTGCCCTATGAACAAGAATTTTGTTTAACACTAATTTGGGTCATTACAAGCTTAAGCATATCCGCATTAGAAACACGGAACTACTATAAAcacaaattcaaagacgACGATGTTCCTCGCTACGCTATAATACCTTACGTACTCTAgtactatatatataaacttGATATAGATTTATTTACTCTTCGTTATTAACCTTACTGTGATCAACAAGGGCTGAATGTTCGTATACGTGTCACTAAAAACGATTGCTAAGCTCGTACTTTTTTGAGGCAGTTTGAAAGAGTGAATACTGACATAGTGGCCAAGATCCACCAGCGCCAACCAGAAAACTTAAACGTCTTGAAGAGTTTTCGgacacatttttttggtaaggaCAGGGATCAGAACtaccttttttattttcaattcaagGTTTAT
The nucleotide sequence above comes from Saccharomyces kudriavzevii IFO 1802 strain IFO1802 genome assembly, chromosome: 9. Encoded proteins:
- the PCL7 gene encoding Pcl7p (similar to Saccharomyces cerevisiae PCL6 (YER059W) and PCL7 (YIL050W); ancestral locus Anc_7.240), with the translated sequence MELNSPPRRATTSPINIPTGNRRDPILEPHSHSFKTDPFSSNNSSLVSKASANPSLESPFSSKSLLDCLPVQAIKKSLELESNSHDLDAKTAGGNQENVLNIADFSTDELIQMISALLNRIVTANDEYAEISQQVSKDNQDELLAPILAFYGKSVPEISVVQYLERIQKYCPTTNDIFLSLLVYFDRISKKYGHFSDRNAHTKQMFGMDSGNIHRLLITGITICTKFLSDFFYSNSRYAKVGGISLQELNHLELQFLVLCDFKLLVSVEEMQKYANLLYKFWNDR
- the DFG10 gene encoding putative polyprenol reductase (similar to Saccharomyces cerevisiae DFG10 (YIL049W); ancestral locus Anc_7.235); its protein translation is MYSNKDRLIQCIIHAYRLSFLIGICSLFMAKSCLPEFLQYGKTYQPNNDTKFSSILERIKKFTVPKAYFSHFYYLATLLSLITLYFYPKFPIVWIIFGHSLRRLYETLYVLRYTNKSRMNWSHYLVGIWFYSVLLLILNISLYRNTIPSTPNTYALMIFCIASWDQYKNHCILAQLIKYSLPTGRLFGLVCCPHYLDEIIIYSTLLPYEQEFCLTLIWVITSLSISALETRNYYKHKFKDDDVPRYAIIPYVL